A stretch of the Cucurbita pepo subsp. pepo cultivar mu-cu-16 chromosome LG16, ASM280686v2, whole genome shotgun sequence genome encodes the following:
- the LOC111776924 gene encoding defensin-like protein 1: MMNRSLLPTLLLLLLIFSASDELMGRTAEARVCKSQSHHFHGTCLSNHNCAVVCRTEGFSGGDCVGFRRRCFCTRHC, from the exons ATGATGAACAGATCCCTCCTCCCCACTCTCTTACTCCTCCTCCTTATCTTCTCTGCTTCGG ATGAGCTGATGGGTCGCACTGCTGAGGCTCGAGTGTGCAAGTCCCAGAGCCACCACTTCCATGGCACCTGCTTGAGCAACCACAACTGCGCTGTTGTCTGCCGTACCGAAGGCTTCTCCGGTGGTGACTGTGTCGGCTTCCGTCGTCGCTGCTTCTGTACTCGCCATTGTTAA